The segment CGCCATTACCTTGTCTTTACCCATAATATTAAAGGCATAGTCGTTGGCCAGGCAATCAATCATCCAAACCTCACCCCATCCGGAGACCAGCCCTTGCAATCCGTTGGCTTTGATTTTAGCCCCGATTTCCAAGAATTCAGGAAGAGTTTTGGGAGGATGATTGGGATTTAAACCTAATTGCGCAAAAAGTTTTTTGTTATAGACCATCTGGATGGTCATAATATCGATCGGAACACCATATGTGCCGGGATTTATCCCATAACTATTACCCAAGATAAATTCATTCACTGCCAGCGCCTTGGGGAAAAAGCTGTTCTTCCAACCGCTATTGTTAGCTTCCATATAAGAGGTAAGATCTAAGATGTGGCCGGCTTTGATAAAAGAAGCAAAATCCCTCTTCTCTCCCAAAATGCCGAAAACATCCGGAAGGTTTATGCCTTGGGCCGCGGCGCGGATCTTCTGCGAATAAGCGTCCGAAGGGGCATAAAGCTCGAAATTTACTTTTACGCCGGTTAAAGTCTCATATTTTTTTGCCAGTTCCTGAAAGGTTGCGTCGCGGTCGGTCATCCAGTGCCAAATAGTTATGGCGGGCTTGGAATCAACTTTTTGGCCTGAACAGCCTAATACTGAAAATAATACAAAAATACCCAGAAACAAGTTCTTAAACCACATCTTAATACTCCTTGCCCACACGGGCACACCCGCATAATTCCTTATAAGCGCGGAGTGTTCTGTTTTTGGTGGGAGATTTATTCCCTAGGAATAGATCATAAAAAGACATAATACAAAAATTTAACATATTTTAGCCAACAAATCAAGTTCTTTATTGGCTAAATCAGGCACGTAGGAGGCGCGAAACACCCATAAGATCAGCCCTTTCCAACTCAATACCCGAGCGATATCCGGTTACTCCTGCTAACCTGGACCAGACAACCTGCCCCCTTGTGTATAAAGGGTCGGTACTACCGGGAACATCCAGCCAAATCTCTAAAGGAGTATTAGATTCCAATTCGTTTGCGGTGGATAACCCCAAACCTTTTGCGCTTACGTCAAATGTCTGAGCCTGCCCTTCTCTTCCGTCTAAGCCGATAAACCGGGCGGAAAACTCCTTCTTGAACCTTTCGAAGATCCGATGATCATTCATCCCTTCGCCTCCTTTCTCTTTTTCCACCTTTACAGCTCCCAGCCACGGCTTCTGCTTTGAACCATTAGGACGATACATGTTGATAAATTTATAAATTTTGTCCTTATCCGCGTCCTTTATCCTGCTAAAATAAAGCCCGTAATGATTAATGCCGTTAACCGCCTTGTGCCAGGCAACCCAAATTTCCGCCTCAACGGTATAATTTTCAGAGAGCCGTAAACTCATCTTAAGCTGGCGATCCTGCGGCAATTTTGTATTTAAAGTAACCTTTGCTCCTTTAGAATTGATATCCTTGATCTGGCAGAATAATTCCTCGGTCACCTGCTCTAACTTAAGCGCGGCGTGTTGATTCACCTGCCATCTGGCTAATCTTCTGCGTTCCTGCATGATTTACTCCTAATTCTAAACTGCTGAACCAAGCTAAGTTACACATACATTATCTCCTATTTATTAAATTAATCAAGAAAAAAATATCTGTATACATCAGTCGCCGATTACGGCCGTTTTAACTGCTTCAAGATTAGTTACTGCGGGTAAGACGGGCGCGGTTGATACTGTTGAAGGAAGGACACTAAGGGTTTCTTTAATATCGCTAATAATCCGATTGAGCCGCTCCGGAGAATTTGTATTAAAAATTGCCTCGGCAATAAGCTTAAGATTTGCTGAAGCCGGATAGCTATTGTTACTGGGCTGTGCTAGAAAATCTTTGGTCTCTTTTACAATACTTTTATTCTCTTCAATCAAATTCAGCGTAAGTATTTCTTCTATTTCTTTAAGCCCATATTTATTGGCTAATTTTGTTATTGCTTCTTTAGAAAAAGAATAATATAATTTATTTTTAAGATTATCCAATTTGCCCAATCCTATATCCTCAATTATAAGTTTCGCGATCAACTCCGGCACGGTTTTATTAAGTTCTTTTGCAAATTTAGAAATTGCCGGCTGAGCGACCAATCTTTCATCAATAATTCCAAT is part of the Candidatus Omnitrophota bacterium genome and harbors:
- a CDS encoding extracellular solute-binding protein, whose amino-acid sequence is MWFKNLFLGIFVLFSVLGCSGQKVDSKPAITIWHWMTDRDATFQELAKKYETLTGVKVNFELYAPSDAYSQKIRAAAQGINLPDVFGILGEKRDFASFIKAGHILDLTSYMEANNSGWKNSFFPKALAVNEFILGNSYGINPGTYGVPIDIMTIQMVYNKKLFAQLGLNPNHPPKTLPEFLEIGAKIKANGLQGLVSGWGEVWMIDCLANDYAFNIMGKDKVMATIRGEVPYTDLDWVKVFSIFKQMQDSGVLAKGLVTMINKSAEQLFANEKAVFAFNGSWCVNVYKGMNPNLEYGAMLPPQASDKYPMSIWGGAGSSFMVNARSKNKEEAVKFLIWLTDQDQQAYLSKATNNLPANKNCLAKIPEVLAQFARGMEYATHPNVWGVSEFSLVIEAFDRGIQSIIIGEKTPEQVAAEVQQIKDREMAKRKAK
- a CDS encoding PilZ domain-containing protein, whose translation is MQERRRLARWQVNQHAALKLEQVTEELFCQIKDINSKGAKVTLNTKLPQDRQLKMSLRLSENYTVEAEIWVAWHKAVNGINHYGLYFSRIKDADKDKIYKFINMYRPNGSKQKPWLGAVKVEKEKGGEGMNDHRIFERFKKEFSARFIGLDGREGQAQTFDVSAKGLGLSTANELESNTPLEIWLDVPGSTDPLYTRGQVVWSRLAGVTGYRSGIELERADLMGVSRLLRA